CGGGATATCCGGGATCTGAATCCCCATATTTACAGCGGGGAAATGTGGGCGCAGAATATGCTTTACGAGTCGCTGGTGATGAATACCGAGGAGGGCGTGGCCCCCTGGCTGGCGGAAAAGTGGGATATTTCCGAAGACGGCCGGGTATATAATTTCTACCTGCGCAAGGATGTCAGTTTTTCCGACGGGGAGAAGTTTAATGCGCAGTCCGCCAAATTGAATATTGACGCTATTCTGGCCAATAAAGAGCGTCATACCTGGCTGGAGCTGATCCGGGTGATTGAAAAAGTTGAGGTCGTGGATGATTATACGCTGCGTATCGTTCTGAACAGCCCTTATTATCCGATGCTGACTGAACTTGCCGTAACGCGGCCCTTTCGTTTTATTTCCCCTAAATCAATGAAGGACGGGCAGACCAAAAACGGCGTGACTACTTATGTGGGCACCGGCCCCTGGATACTGTCGGAGCATAAAACCGACCAATATGCGGTATTTACCGTCAATCCCAACTACTGGGGACCCAAGCCTAAACTGGAAAAAATTACGATGAAAGTAATCCCGGATAATCAAACCAGGGTTTTGGCGCTGCAAAGAGGCGAGCTTGATTTGATTTACGGTAAAAATATGATTGACGCCGACTCTTTTGGGCAACTCAGCAAGGATGACAAATTTGTGACAATCATGTCCCAGCCCACGTCCACGCGGATGCTGCTGATGAATACGACCAGCGGCGCGCTGGCCGATCTCAGAGTGCGTCAGGCCTTAGAGCACAGCATTAATAAACAGGGCATTTCCGAGGGGATTTTCAATGACAGCGAAAGTGTGGCCGATACCTTGCTGGCCAAAACAGTGCCGTACTGCAACATTGATTTAAAGCCGTACGCTTTTGATCCGCAGCAGGCGGAAAAACTGCTCGATGACGCCGGCTGGAAAAAGGCCGCTGGACAGCAGTTTCGTCAAAAGGACGGTCAGCCGCTGGTTGTCAGGCTGC
This genomic interval from Dendrosporobacter quercicolus contains the following:
- the nikA gene encoding nickel ABC transporter substrate-binding protein — translated: MLVILGKNLRFLSILVVVALMAVLGGCSSAVDSTVAKKELVFANFRDIRDLNPHIYSGEMWAQNMLYESLVMNTEEGVAPWLAEKWDISEDGRVYNFYLRKDVSFSDGEKFNAQSAKLNIDAILANKERHTWLELIRVIEKVEVVDDYTLRIVLNSPYYPMLTELAVTRPFRFISPKSMKDGQTKNGVTTYVGTGPWILSEHKTDQYAVFTVNPNYWGPKPKLEKITMKVIPDNQTRVLALQRGELDLIYGKNMIDADSFGQLSKDDKFVTIMSQPTSTRMLLMNTTSGALADLRVRQALEHSINKQGISEGIFNDSESVADTLLAKTVPYCNIDLKPYAFDPQQAEKLLDDAGWKKAAGQQFRQKDGQPLVVRLHYNSNSVLERTISEYIQSAVAPLGINLAITGEEEQSYRDRQKAGNFDIIFNISWGTPYDPQSSLAGMKLPVYGDYIAQQGLKDKKALDQAITDVLVSTDETKRQQLYTYILTTLHDEAVYIPLTYERNRAVAVKSLKGVAFNPSQFEIPFEKMYFE